The proteins below are encoded in one region of Callospermophilus lateralis isolate mCalLat2 chromosome 9, mCalLat2.hap1, whole genome shotgun sequence:
- the Ndufs1 gene encoding NADH-ubiquinone oxidoreductase 75 kDa subunit, mitochondrial — MLRIPVRRALVGLSKSPKGYVRTTATAASNLIEVFVDGQSVMVEPGTTVLQACEKVGMQIPRFCYHERLSVAGNCRMCLVEIEKAPKVVAACAMPVMKGWNILTNSEKSKKAREGVMEFLLANHPLDCPICDQGGECDLQDQSMMFGSDRSRFLEGKRAVEDKNIGPLVKTIMTRCIQCTRCIRFASEIAGVDDLGTTGRGNDMQVGTYVEKMFMSELSGNIIDICPVGALTSKPYAFTARPWETRKTESIDVMDAVGSNIVVSTRTGEVMRILPRMHEDINEEWISDKTRFAYDGLKRQRLTEPMVRNEKGLLSYTSWEDALSRVAGMLQSFQGKDVAAVAGGLVDAEALVALKDLLNRVDSETLCTEEVFPTAGAGTDLRSNYLLNTTIAGVEEADVVLLVGTNPRFEAPLFNARIRKSWLHNDLKVALIGSPVDLTYRYDHLGDSAKILQDIASGSHSFSQVLKDAKKPMVILGSSALQRNDGAAILAAVSSIAQTIRVTGGVADDWKVMNILHRVASQVAALDLGYKPGVEAIRKNPPKVLFLLGADGGCITRQDLPKDCFIVYQGHHGDVGAPIADVILPGAAYTEKSATYVNTEGRAQQTKVAVTPPGLAREDWKIIRALSEIAGITLPYDTLDQVRNRLEEVSPNLVRYDDVEGANYFQQANELSKLVNQQLLADPLVPPQLTIKDFYMTDSISRASQTMAKCVKAVTEGAQAVEEPSIC, encoded by the exons ATGTTAAGGATACCTGTTAGAAGGGCCTTAGTGGGCCTTTCTAAGTCTCCTAAAGGATATG TTCGAACCACTGCCACAGCAGCAAGCAACTTGATTGAAGTGTTTGTTGATGGTCAGTCTGTCATGGTGGAACCAGGGACTACTGTCCTCCAA GCTTGTGAGAAGGTTGGCATGCAGATCCCTCGATtttgttatcatgaaaggttatcTGTTGCTGGAAACTGCAGGATGTGCCTTGTTGAAATTGAGAAAGCTCCTAAG GTTGTAGCTGCTTGTGCTATGCCAGTAATGAAGGGTTGGAATATCCTGACAAACTCAGAAAAATCTAAGAAAGCCAG AGAAGGAGTGATGGAGTTCTTACTAGCCAATCACCCATTGGATTGTCCCATTTGTGACCAGGGAGGCGAATGTGATCTGCAG GATCAGTCTATGATGTTTGGAAGTGATAGGAGCCGATTTTTAGAGGGTAAACGGGCTGTGGAGGACAAGAACATCGGGCCATTGGTAAAGACCATCATGACTAGATGCATACAGTGTACTCGATGCATCAg GTTTGCAAGTGAGATTGCAGGAGTAGATGATCTGGGAACAACAGGCAGAGGAAATGATATGCAAGTTGGCACATatgttgaaaaaatgttcatgTCTGAATTATCTGGGAATATCATTGATATCTGCCCTGTAGGTGCCCTAACCTCTAAGCCCTATGCCTTTACTGCACGACCTTGGGAAACAAG AAAGACAGAATCCATTGATGTAATGGATGCAGTTGGAAGTAATATTGTGGTTAGCACAAGAACTGGAGAGGTAATGAGAATTTTGCCACGAATGCATGAGGACATCAATGAAGAATGGATCTCTGATAAAACCAG ATTTGCCTATGATGGGCTAAAACGTCAAAGACTTACTGAGCCGATGGTCAGAAACGAAAAGGGACTTTTAAGCTATACTTCCTGGGAAGATGCACTCTCTCGTGTAGCTGGAATG TTGCAGAGTTTTCAAGGCAAGGATGTGGCAGCAGTTGCAGGTGGCTTGGTAGATGCTGAAGCCCTAGTAGCTCTGAAAGATTTGCTTAATAGAGTGGACTCTGAAACCTTATGCACTGAAGAGGTCTTCCCCACTGCAGGAGCTGG CACAGATTTGCGTTCCAATTATCTTCTTAATACTACAATTGCTGGTGTAGAAGAGGCAGATGTTGTCCTTCTGGTTGGTACAAATCCACGTTTTGAGGCACCACTATTTAATGCTAGAATTCGAAAGAG CTGGCTTCATAATGACTTGAAAGTAGCGCTTATAGGTAGTCCAGTGGACCTCACTTACCGATATGACCACCTGGGAGACTCCGCTAAAATTCTGCAAGACATTGCTTCCGGTAGCCATTCATTCAGCCAG gtCTTAAAGGATGCTAAAAAACCAATGGTGATTTTAGGCAGTTCTGCACTCCAAAGAAATGATGGGGCAGCAATTCTTGCAGCTGTTTCTAGCATCGCACAAACGATTCGGGTTACTGGTGGTGTTGCTGATGATTGGAAAGTTATGAATATTCTTCATAG GGTTGCAAGCCAAGTAGCTGCTTTGGACCTAGGGTATAAACCTGGGGTAGAAGCAATTCGGAAGAACCCTCCCAAAGTGTTGTTTCTCCTGGGAGCTGATGGAGGTTGTATCACACGACAGGATTTACCAAAGGATTGTTTCATTGTATATCAAG GACATCATGGTGATGTTGGAGCACCCATAGCTGATGTTATTCTCCCAGGAGCTGCTTACACAGAAAAGTCTGCTACTTATGTAAATACTGAGGGTAGAGCTCAGCAAACAAAAGTAGCCGTGACACCTCCTGGCTTAGCACGAGAGGACTGGAAAATTATCAGAGCCCTTTCTGAG ATTGCAGGCATTACTCTTCCATATGATACTCTGGATCAAGTGAGGAACAGATTGGAAGAAGTCTCTCCTAACCTTGTTCGATATGATGATGTGGAAGGAGCTAATTACTTTCAGCAAGCAAATGAGCTCTCCAAG cTTGTGAACCAGCAACTTCTTGCTGACCCCCTTGTTCCACCTCAACTAACTATAAAAGACTTCTATATGACAG ATTCAATTAGCAGAGCCTCACAGACAATGGCTAAATGTGTCAAAGCTGTCACAGAGGGTGCTCAAGCAGTAGAGGAACCATCCATATGCTGA